A genomic region of Streptomyces sp. R33 contains the following coding sequences:
- a CDS encoding TIGR03842 family LLM class F420-dependent oxidoreductase has translation MDFGLVLQTDPPASQVISLMKRAERNGFRYGWTFDSAVLWQEPFVIYSQILANTQKLHIGPMVTNPGTRTWEVTASTFATLNDMYGNRTVCGIGRGDSAMRVAGRKPNTLARLGEAIDVIRDLAEGREAEVDGNPLRLPWIRDGKLPVWMAAYGPKALALAGEKADGFILQLADPYLTEWMVGAVREAAERAGRDPDAVTICVAAPAYVGEDLAHARDQCRWFGGMVGNHVADLVGRYGEHSGMVPDALTEYIKARQGYDYSHHGRAGNPSADFVPDEIVDRFCLLGPPEAHIEKLRTLRDLGVDQFAVYDMHDAKEATIDAYGQHVIPAING, from the coding sequence GACCTTCGACTCCGCCGTGCTGTGGCAGGAACCGTTCGTCATCTACAGCCAGATCCTCGCGAACACGCAGAAGCTGCACATCGGCCCGATGGTCACCAACCCGGGCACCCGCACCTGGGAGGTGACCGCCTCCACCTTCGCCACCCTCAACGACATGTACGGCAACCGCACGGTGTGCGGGATCGGCCGCGGCGACTCCGCGATGCGGGTCGCCGGGCGCAAACCGAACACCCTGGCCCGGCTCGGCGAGGCCATCGACGTCATCCGCGACCTCGCGGAGGGCCGGGAGGCCGAGGTCGACGGCAACCCGCTGCGCCTGCCCTGGATCCGGGACGGGAAGCTCCCCGTCTGGATGGCCGCGTACGGGCCGAAGGCGCTGGCCCTGGCCGGCGAGAAGGCCGACGGGTTCATCCTCCAGCTCGCCGACCCCTACCTCACCGAGTGGATGGTCGGCGCGGTCCGCGAGGCCGCCGAACGGGCCGGCCGCGACCCGGACGCGGTCACCATCTGCGTGGCGGCGCCGGCGTACGTGGGCGAGGACCTGGCCCACGCCCGTGACCAGTGCCGCTGGTTCGGCGGGATGGTCGGCAACCACGTCGCCGACCTGGTCGGCCGCTACGGCGAGCACTCCGGCATGGTGCCGGACGCCCTCACCGAGTACATCAAGGCCCGCCAGGGCTACGACTACAGCCACCACGGCCGCGCCGGGAACCCGTCCGCCGACTTCGTGCCGGACGAGATCGTGGACCGCTTCTGCCTGCTCGGCCCGCCCGAGGCCCACATCGAGAAGCTGCGGACCCTGCGCGACCTGGGCGTCGACCAGTTCGCCGTGTACGACATGCACGACGCGAAGGAGGCCACCATCGACGCGTACGGGCAGCACGTGATCCCGGCGATCAACGGCTGA
- a CDS encoding bacilysin biosynthesis protein BacA → MSTATEPRHRTGLGTDGIRYVHTLGPQGTNLEAAAHEWLRRRGIAGEVALHASLEEALEAVPDDGEHALAACAVYPALHTLTFGNLHRLHMVDSFIMPTHNMVLASTGTDAPLTVSTHPAPVGLVPPQAESRLVLSNSQAAIDCAAGLSEGCITTIVAAERHGMRVLRDFGPVPMVFTIHQVLAAGARPDTAGAAL, encoded by the coding sequence TTGAGTACAGCCACCGAGCCCCGCCACCGCACGGGCTTAGGCACGGACGGCATCCGTTACGTCCACACGCTCGGCCCGCAGGGGACGAACCTCGAAGCCGCCGCCCATGAATGGCTGCGCCGCCGGGGCATCGCGGGGGAGGTCGCACTCCACGCGTCGCTCGAGGAAGCCCTCGAAGCGGTGCCCGACGACGGGGAGCACGCGCTCGCCGCCTGCGCCGTCTATCCGGCGTTGCACACCCTGACCTTCGGCAACCTGCACCGGCTGCACATGGTCGACAGCTTCATCATGCCGACGCACAACATGGTCCTGGCCAGCACGGGAACGGACGCTCCGCTGACCGTCTCCACGCACCCCGCCCCGGTGGGACTGGTCCCGCCGCAGGCCGAGTCCCGGCTGGTGCTCAGCAATTCCCAGGCGGCCATCGACTGCGCCGCCGGCCTGAGCGAGGGCTGCATCACCACGATCGTCGCGGCCGAGCGGCACGGGATGCGCGTGTTGCGGGACTTCGGCCCGGTGCCCATGGTCTTCACCATCCACCAGGTGCTCGCAGCGGGCGCGCGGCCGGACACCGCGGGAGCAGCGCTGTGA
- a CDS encoding DUF6421 family protein, with the protein MTTSAPLSAPIGAASRNEAKDLTGSLIPKVNRFRLRQADDGTVTAPQAADRALLAEIRDEANAWYARNGRARQGEALVADVDGWIAAGLDTVPDFARSRDALEPPADGEHVFFLAPAQTTNSVPPVGKRLDCFFALRREPAALPQLATSFPHPRNNCQSLVLIAGSHGFAHGNCIVFFPENVAASDKVEEQPYAMFFYNKMRKIHETYALPGAEAVLTAESVPRASSGLAPDVCFEARAIWGYLHDSMHYQGRWPFDQHITLKMNWFVGLLEETKVDAKTALACADGGVPFAREQIAMILLERVFRYPQADDATRNFDSGTGVFLYSWLRAHDALTGSPEAGGLLHLDWDKTLHALREYVATVERLEDHVRTDDEYRAAARELVRAYLPAGEAKQRFRFTEDQSVLLRAKQTLAGLPPLRFADAEW; encoded by the coding sequence GTGACGACCAGTGCCCCGCTGAGTGCCCCGATCGGTGCCGCCTCGCGCAACGAGGCGAAGGACCTCACCGGATCCCTCATCCCCAAGGTCAACCGGTTCCGCCTCCGCCAGGCCGACGACGGCACGGTGACGGCCCCTCAGGCAGCCGATCGCGCACTTCTCGCCGAGATCCGCGACGAGGCGAACGCCTGGTACGCCCGTAACGGGCGGGCCCGCCAGGGCGAAGCCCTCGTGGCGGACGTGGACGGCTGGATCGCCGCGGGCCTGGACACCGTGCCCGACTTCGCCCGCTCCCGGGACGCGCTCGAGCCGCCCGCGGACGGTGAGCACGTGTTCTTCCTGGCTCCCGCGCAGACCACCAACAGCGTGCCGCCCGTCGGCAAGCGCCTGGACTGCTTCTTCGCACTGCGCAGGGAACCCGCCGCGCTGCCGCAGCTGGCCACGTCCTTCCCGCATCCCAGGAACAACTGCCAGTCCCTGGTGCTCATCGCGGGCAGCCACGGCTTCGCGCACGGCAACTGCATCGTGTTCTTCCCCGAGAACGTGGCCGCGTCCGACAAGGTCGAAGAGCAGCCGTACGCGATGTTCTTCTACAACAAGATGCGGAAGATCCACGAGACCTACGCCCTGCCGGGAGCCGAGGCGGTCCTCACCGCCGAGTCCGTCCCGCGCGCCTCGTCCGGCCTGGCCCCGGACGTCTGCTTCGAGGCCCGTGCGATCTGGGGATATCTGCACGACTCCATGCACTACCAGGGCCGCTGGCCGTTCGACCAGCACATCACTCTGAAGATGAACTGGTTCGTCGGGCTCCTGGAGGAGACCAAGGTCGACGCCAAGACCGCCCTCGCCTGCGCGGACGGCGGGGTCCCGTTCGCTCGGGAACAGATCGCCATGATCCTGCTGGAGCGCGTCTTCCGGTACCCGCAGGCCGACGACGCGACGCGCAACTTCGACTCGGGCACCGGCGTCTTCCTCTACTCCTGGCTGCGCGCCCACGACGCGCTGACCGGGTCGCCCGAGGCCGGCGGCCTGCTCCACCTGGACTGGGACAAGACCCTCCACGCCCTGCGGGAGTACGTCGCCACCGTCGAGCGGCTCGAGGACCACGTACGCACCGACGACGAGTACCGGGCCGCGGCCAGGGAACTCGTCCGTGCGTACCTGCCCGCGGGCGAGGCCAAGCAGCGGTTCCGCTTCACCGAGGACCAGAGCGTCCTGCTGCGGGCCAAGCAGACGCTGGCCGGGCTGCCGCCGCTGCGGTTCGCGGACGCGGAGTGGTGA